Proteins found in one Pseudoxanthomonas sp. SL93 genomic segment:
- a CDS encoding LacI family DNA-binding transcriptional regulator yields MRSRIEDVAAAAGVSMKTVSRVLNNEPNVRDEMRQRVMKAVEKLQYRPNLSARSLAGQRSYVIALVYNNPSRNYLMEIQSGMLDACRDSHYNLVLAPVGTPKQRKADDLKVVFEHFAPDGVVLIPPLTDDPAVIGFLEAQDVPFSCIAPKHGEGRIGVMMDETAAVLELMQGLIGQGHRRIGHIKGPPSHGACHWRHKGYKDALRKAGIAFDPDLVVQGAFSFESGIEAANALLDLPRPPTAIFAANDDMAAGVIRAACQRGLVVPDDVSVCGFDDTPIARHIYPALTTVRQPTSEMGKLATLELLARIRTQGGGAMVHVEHQVLFRESTRAPDPA; encoded by the coding sequence ATGCGTAGTCGTATCGAGGATGTGGCTGCAGCAGCGGGTGTATCGATGAAGACGGTCTCGCGCGTGCTCAACAACGAGCCGAACGTGCGCGATGAAATGCGCCAGCGGGTCATGAAGGCCGTCGAGAAGCTGCAGTACCGGCCCAACCTGTCCGCACGAAGCCTGGCCGGCCAGCGCTCCTATGTCATCGCGCTGGTCTACAACAATCCGTCGCGCAACTACCTGATGGAAATCCAGAGCGGCATGCTGGATGCCTGCCGCGACAGCCATTACAACCTGGTGCTGGCACCGGTCGGCACGCCGAAGCAGCGCAAGGCGGACGACCTGAAGGTGGTGTTCGAACACTTCGCACCCGATGGCGTGGTGCTGATCCCGCCGCTGACGGACGATCCGGCCGTGATCGGGTTCCTCGAAGCGCAGGACGTGCCTTTCTCCTGCATCGCGCCCAAGCATGGCGAAGGCCGCATCGGCGTGATGATGGATGAGACCGCCGCCGTGCTGGAGCTGATGCAGGGCCTGATCGGCCAGGGGCATCGCCGCATCGGCCATATCAAGGGGCCACCGTCCCACGGCGCGTGCCATTGGCGCCACAAGGGCTACAAGGACGCACTTCGCAAGGCGGGCATCGCCTTCGACCCGGACCTCGTCGTGCAGGGTGCGTTCTCGTTCGAATCCGGCATCGAAGCCGCCAACGCGCTGCTGGATCTTCCGCGGCCACCCACGGCGATCTTCGCAGCCAACGACGACATGGCGGCGGGCGTCATCCGCGCCGCGTGCCAGCGCGGCCTGGTGGTGCCCGACGATGTTTCCGTCTGCGGATTCGACGACACGCCCATCGCCCGGCATATCTATCCGGCACTGACCACGGTGCGCCAGCCGACCTCGGAGATGGGCAAGCTTGCGACGCTTGAGCTGCTGGCCCGCATCCGCACGCAGGGTGGCGGGGCGAT